From the Pseudomonas putida genome, one window contains:
- a CDS encoding GNAT family N-acetyltransferase → MPVDFRPAQASDAHDIARFFQLTSEGMADYIWSKLAAPGEALLSVGASRYAREQGDFSYKNCLMATVEGRVIGMMHSYALRETPDRPAEADPVLAPYADMEIPDTLYISSLALDEAWRSQGLGVQFLRHAQQRAEDAGLDGLCLIDYAENHGARRFYERHGFQIVKTCQIVAHPMLGVTGEAYLMYRPSHNVLEKKP, encoded by the coding sequence ATGCCTGTCGACTTCAGACCCGCTCAAGCCTCGGACGCGCATGATATTGCGCGCTTCTTTCAACTGACATCGGAGGGCATGGCCGATTACATATGGAGCAAGCTTGCCGCACCTGGCGAAGCGTTGCTGAGTGTCGGTGCGTCTCGCTATGCCAGGGAGCAGGGCGACTTTTCCTACAAGAATTGCCTGATGGCCACTGTCGAAGGGCGCGTCATCGGCATGATGCATAGCTATGCCTTGCGCGAGACCCCTGACAGGCCTGCCGAGGCAGACCCGGTCCTTGCGCCTTATGCCGACATGGAAATACCCGACACTTTGTACATATCCAGCCTGGCCCTGGATGAGGCCTGGCGCAGCCAGGGGTTGGGCGTCCAGTTTCTTCGCCACGCCCAGCAGCGCGCCGAGGACGCTGGCCTGGATGGGCTATGCCTGATCGATTATGCCGAGAACCACGGTGCGCGCCGCTTCTACGAACGTCATGGCTTTCAGATCGTTAAAACCTGCCAGATCGTTGCGCACCCGATGCTGGGCGTAACCGGTGAAGCCTATTTGATGTATCGCCCTAGCCACAACGTACTCGAGAAAAAACCATGA
- a CDS encoding sugar phosphate isomerase/epimerase family protein, whose amino-acid sequence MTDRIFSLAALTVLELSPPDMVEAAVRAGYSHVGLRLVPATEQEQHFPLVADADLRRQTQARLRDTGIQVLDLEILRLKADTCVADFEPILAVGAELGGTELLVAGNDPDEARLTAHFAELCDLAVGYGIHPHLEFMPWTDVRDLHQAMRVVANADRANGCVLVDAFHFNRSRSSLDDLAQLPAQCMRYAQLCDVAGPVPADMDEILRQARNERRFPGEGDADLVGLLRGLPATVPLSLEIPTRQLMEQGISAEQRARMALEKAKAVLANV is encoded by the coding sequence ATGACCGACCGAATCTTTTCCCTCGCCGCCCTGACGGTGCTCGAACTGTCCCCGCCAGACATGGTGGAAGCCGCCGTCCGCGCCGGTTACAGCCATGTGGGCCTGCGCCTGGTGCCGGCCACCGAGCAGGAACAGCACTTCCCGCTGGTGGCTGATGCCGACCTGCGCCGGCAGACCCAGGCACGCCTGCGCGACACCGGCATCCAGGTACTCGACCTGGAGATCCTGCGCCTCAAGGCCGACACCTGCGTGGCCGATTTCGAACCGATCCTGGCGGTCGGCGCCGAACTGGGTGGCACCGAGTTGCTGGTGGCTGGCAACGACCCGGATGAAGCGCGCCTGACTGCGCATTTTGCCGAACTGTGCGACCTGGCAGTCGGCTATGGCATCCACCCGCACCTGGAATTCATGCCCTGGACTGACGTGCGTGACCTGCACCAGGCCATGCGCGTGGTGGCCAACGCCGACCGGGCCAACGGCTGCGTGCTGGTCGATGCCTTCCACTTCAATCGCTCGCGCTCCTCGCTGGACGATCTGGCGCAATTGCCAGCGCAGTGCATGCGCTACGCCCAGCTGTGCGACGTCGCAGGCCCGGTGCCCGCCGACATGGACGAAATCCTGCGCCAGGCGCGCAACGAACGGCGCTTCCCGGGGGAGGGCGATGCCGATCTGGTGGGGCTATTGCGGGGTTTGCCGGCGACCGTGCCATTGAGCCTGGAGATCCCCACCCGGCAGCTGATGGAGCAGGGCATCAGCGCTGAACAGCGGGCGCGCATGGCGCTGGAGAAGGCCAAGGCCGTACTTGCCAACGTCTGA
- a CDS encoding Gfo/Idh/MocA family protein: MNSPLRIALIGAGIMGRQHYQHLRRLRQAQLCAVADPGPQAEAFAAECGVACFANHRQMLEQAQPDAVIVANPNNLHVATALDCVEAGVPVLVEKPVGVHLDEVRALVEASRRRGVPVLVGHHRRHNPLISKAHQVISEGKLGRLINVTALWQLQKPDSYFETPWRREPGAGFLLTNLIHDLDLLRHLCGEVVQVQAFTRNDVRGFANEDSAAVLLQFANGALGSLTGSDAVAAPWSWELDSGESPIYPRQDGQPCYLLAGTEGALSIPQLKRWHYAEPGSGWHTPLLQSEEAIPAGEALTLQLQHFIRVVQGTEAPLIDAADGGRTLALIEAIRQAAETGRACAPELIA, encoded by the coding sequence TTGAACTCACCCCTGCGAATCGCCCTGATCGGTGCCGGCATCATGGGCCGCCAGCATTACCAGCACCTGCGCCGGCTGCGGCAGGCCCAGCTCTGCGCCGTGGCAGACCCTGGCCCACAAGCCGAGGCGTTTGCCGCCGAATGCGGGGTTGCCTGCTTCGCCAATCACCGGCAGATGCTCGAACAGGCCCAGCCCGATGCGGTGATCGTCGCCAACCCCAATAACCTGCACGTGGCCACCGCCCTGGATTGCGTCGAGGCTGGTGTGCCGGTGCTGGTGGAAAAACCGGTGGGCGTGCACCTCGATGAAGTCCGCGCACTGGTCGAGGCTTCGCGCCGCCGTGGCGTGCCGGTGCTGGTCGGCCATCACCGCCGGCATAACCCGCTGATCTCCAAGGCCCATCAGGTCATCAGCGAAGGCAAGCTGGGCCGGCTGATCAATGTCACCGCGCTGTGGCAGCTGCAAAAGCCCGACAGCTACTTCGAGACGCCCTGGCGCCGCGAGCCGGGGGCGGGCTTTCTGCTCACCAACCTGATCCACGACCTCGACCTGCTGCGCCACCTGTGTGGCGAAGTGGTGCAGGTGCAGGCCTTCACTCGCAACGACGTGCGCGGCTTCGCCAACGAAGACAGCGCGGCGGTGCTGCTGCAGTTCGCCAACGGCGCGCTGGGCAGCCTGACCGGGTCCGACGCGGTGGCTGCGCCGTGGAGCTGGGAGCTGGATTCCGGTGAAAGCCCGATCTACCCGCGCCAGGACGGTCAGCCCTGCTACCTGCTGGCCGGCACGGAGGGGGCGCTGAGCATTCCGCAGCTCAAGCGCTGGCATTACGCCGAGCCCGGTTCTGGCTGGCACACGCCATTGCTGCAGAGCGAGGAAGCCATCCCCGCAGGTGAAGCGCTGACCTTGCAGTTGCAGCACTTTATCCGCGTAGTCCAGGGCACTGAAGCGCCGTTGATCGATGCCGCCGACGGTGGCCGCACCCTGGCCCTGATCGAAGCGATCCGCCAGGCCGCCGAAACGGGCCGGGCCTGTGCGCCAGAACTGATTGCCTGA
- a CDS encoding IclR family transcriptional regulator: MAGSQIERAFSLVESLTGEPHGLPLQTLAERLDIPKSAAHRMLTELVRLGYVRQNRDNSRYQLSAKLVAMGFRYLSSSGADIIQPILDRLAQDSGELVRLGVIEGHRQTWIAKSQGARSGLRYDPDMGRDAPLFYTASGHAWLASLSDDEALQMVLRQGIADPAQFGPNAPRSTDELLAYLHRARERGYAWVEQTSAIGTSALAAVVRRPQSDEVIGVLSVAGPSARLAHARLAELAPLLLAAAEELSAASRASELFA; encoded by the coding sequence ATGGCTGGTAGTCAGATCGAACGCGCCTTCAGTCTTGTAGAAAGCCTCACCGGCGAGCCGCACGGCTTGCCGCTGCAAACCCTGGCCGAGCGCCTGGACATCCCCAAGAGCGCCGCCCACCGCATGCTCACCGAGCTGGTACGCCTGGGCTACGTGCGGCAGAACCGCGACAACAGCCGTTACCAGCTGTCGGCCAAGCTGGTGGCAATGGGCTTTCGCTACCTGTCCAGCAGCGGTGCCGACATCATTCAGCCGATCCTCGATCGCCTGGCCCAGGACAGCGGCGAGCTGGTGCGCCTGGGCGTGATCGAAGGTCACCGGCAGACCTGGATCGCCAAGTCCCAGGGCGCCCGTTCCGGGTTGCGCTACGACCCGGACATGGGGCGTGACGCACCGCTGTTCTACACCGCCTCCGGGCATGCCTGGCTGGCCAGCCTGAGCGATGATGAAGCGCTGCAGATGGTGTTGCGCCAGGGCATTGCCGACCCGGCCCAGTTCGGCCCCAACGCGCCCCGTTCGACAGATGAACTGCTGGCCTACCTGCACCGCGCCCGCGAGCGCGGCTATGCCTGGGTCGAGCAGACGTCGGCCATCGGCACGTCAGCCCTGGCCGCCGTGGTACGGCGCCCGCAGAGTGACGAGGTGATCGGCGTACTCAGTGTTGCCGGCCCCAGCGCCCGCCTGGCGCACGCACGCCTGGCCGAGCTGGCGCCGCTGCTGCTGGCGGCGGCAGAAGAGCTGTCGGCAGCCAGCCGGGCAAGCGAATTGTTCGCCTGA
- a CDS encoding FAD-dependent oxidoreductase, whose protein sequence is MPAEPFPSDCDVLVIGSGAAGLAAAVTAAWHGQKVILVEKDPVLGGATAWSGGWAWVPRNPLARRAGIVEDIDQPRTYLRNELGTHYDAERVDAFLEACPHMVAFFEQHTALQFADGNAIPDMHGDTPGAALGGHQVIAAPYDARQLGALLPRLRKTMRETSFMGMPIMAGADLAAFLNMTRSPRALLHVCKRFARHLYHLARHGRAMHLVNGVALVARLAKSADDLGVRMIESTAAKGLLIEDGKVQGAVLATAHGERTIRAKAVVLAAGGFPNDPERRRQLFPRDSSGHDNLALPPPSCSGDGLRLGESAGGVVATDLKSPVAWAPVSKVPHRDGSIGHFPHIIERGKPGIIGVLASGKRFVNEAHGYYDYVSAMVAAVPQGEEVCSWLICDHRFLRRFGLGHARPAPLPVGPYLRSGYLKRGTTLEQLAQVCGIDPIGLSATVAEFNQHARQGQDPAFGRGSTPFNRKQGDPLHQGPNPCVAPIEQGPFYAVKVQPGCFGTFAGLRTDGHARVLNDAGQPISGLYAAGTDMASVFGGWYPSGGINLGPALTFGYVAGRHICGVTEYE, encoded by the coding sequence ATGCCCGCCGAACCCTTCCCAAGCGACTGCGACGTACTGGTCATCGGCTCCGGCGCAGCCGGCCTGGCAGCGGCGGTCACGGCCGCCTGGCACGGGCAGAAGGTCATCCTGGTGGAGAAAGACCCGGTGCTCGGCGGCGCCACCGCCTGGTCTGGCGGCTGGGCCTGGGTGCCACGCAATCCGCTGGCCCGGCGCGCCGGCATCGTCGAGGACATCGACCAGCCGCGCACCTACCTGCGCAACGAACTGGGCACGCATTACGACGCCGAACGTGTCGACGCCTTCCTCGAAGCCTGCCCGCACATGGTTGCTTTCTTCGAACAGCACACGGCCCTGCAGTTCGCCGACGGCAACGCCATCCCCGACATGCACGGCGACACGCCCGGCGCCGCCCTCGGTGGCCACCAGGTGATTGCCGCGCCCTACGATGCCCGCCAGCTCGGCGCACTGCTGCCGCGACTGCGCAAGACGATGCGCGAGACCTCGTTCATGGGCATGCCGATCATGGCCGGTGCCGACCTGGCCGCCTTCCTCAACATGACCCGCTCGCCGCGCGCCTTGCTGCACGTGTGCAAACGCTTCGCCCGTCACCTCTACCACCTGGCCCGCCATGGCCGGGCAATGCACCTGGTAAACGGGGTGGCGCTGGTGGCACGGCTAGCCAAGTCGGCGGATGACCTGGGTGTACGGATGATCGAGTCGACCGCAGCCAAGGGCCTGCTAATCGAAGACGGCAAGGTGCAGGGGGCCGTGCTGGCAACCGCGCATGGCGAACGGACAATCCGCGCCAAGGCGGTGGTGCTGGCCGCAGGCGGATTCCCCAATGACCCGGAACGGCGCCGGCAACTGTTCCCGCGTGATAGCAGCGGCCACGACAACCTCGCCCTGCCCCCGCCCTCCTGCTCCGGGGACGGCCTGCGCCTGGGCGAATCGGCCGGAGGCGTGGTGGCCACTGACCTGAAGTCGCCGGTGGCCTGGGCGCCGGTGTCCAAGGTGCCGCACCGCGACGGCAGCATAGGCCACTTCCCGCACATCATCGAACGCGGCAAGCCGGGCATCATCGGCGTGCTTGCCAGCGGCAAGCGCTTCGTCAACGAGGCGCACGGCTATTACGACTATGTGTCCGCCATGGTCGCCGCCGTGCCGCAGGGCGAGGAAGTCTGCTCCTGGCTGATCTGCGACCACCGCTTCCTGCGCCGCTTCGGCCTCGGCCATGCGCGCCCGGCGCCCCTGCCGGTGGGGCCATACCTGCGCAGCGGCTACCTGAAACGCGGCACCACCCTGGAGCAACTGGCCCAGGTGTGCGGCATCGACCCCATAGGGCTGAGTGCCACGGTCGCTGAATTCAACCAGCATGCCCGCCAAGGCCAGGACCCGGCCTTCGGCCGTGGCTCGACACCGTTCAACCGCAAACAGGGCGACCCGCTGCACCAGGGGCCGAACCCCTGCGTGGCGCCCATCGAGCAAGGGCCGTTCTATGCGGTGAAGGTGCAGCCCGGCTGCTTCGGCACCTTCGCCGGGCTGCGCACCGATGGCCACGCCCGCGTGCTGAACGACGCCGGCCAGCCGATCAGCGGCCTGTACGCGGCCGGCACCGACATGGCCAGCGTGTTCGGCGGCTGGTATCCGTCCGGCGGCATCAACCTCGGGCCGGCGCTGACCTTCGGCTATGTCGCCGGGCGGCATATCTGCGGCGTAACGGAGTACGAATAG
- a CDS encoding YidH family protein: MNKNTEPSRGWLASKLLADGQEPDPRFTLANERTFLAWIRTALALLASGIAVDMFTAEIFSAGTRRLLALALISLALLLSLPAFVRWLNVERAMRQKRPLPFPLIAPALSIGVSLVMAFFAYAVFFHA, from the coding sequence TTGAACAAGAACACCGAGCCCTCACGCGGCTGGCTGGCCAGCAAACTCCTCGCCGACGGCCAAGAACCGGACCCACGCTTCACCCTGGCCAACGAGCGCACCTTCCTGGCCTGGATCAGGACCGCACTGGCGCTGCTGGCCAGCGGCATTGCCGTGGACATGTTCACCGCCGAGATCTTCAGTGCCGGCACCCGCCGCCTGCTGGCACTGGCGTTGATCAGCCTGGCGCTGCTGCTGAGCCTGCCGGCCTTCGTTCGCTGGCTCAACGTGGAACGGGCCATGCGCCAGAAGCGCCCGCTGCCGTTCCCGCTGATCGCCCCGGCGCTGTCGATTGGCGTGTCGCTGGTGATGGCGTTCTTTGCCTATGCGGTGTTCTTCCATGCCTGA
- a CDS encoding DUF202 domain-containing protein, with protein MPDPQLAHTDDGLQPERTLLAWRRTILALVVCSCFFLRWVPHHRWLAVTPAVLCLLAAGAAWLCLRRSYQRHVTGLQAETIASGITVNLLLAVCVTALCAVELAAILAW; from the coding sequence ATGCCTGACCCGCAACTGGCCCACACCGATGACGGCTTGCAGCCGGAGCGCACCTTGCTGGCATGGCGGCGGACCATCCTCGCGCTGGTCGTGTGCAGCTGCTTCTTTCTGCGCTGGGTACCCCACCATCGCTGGCTGGCGGTGACACCGGCGGTGCTCTGCTTGCTGGCCGCCGGCGCCGCTTGGCTGTGTTTGCGGCGCAGCTACCAGCGCCATGTGACCGGCCTGCAGGCCGAGACCATCGCTTCGGGCATCACGGTGAACCTGCTGCTTGCGGTTTGCGTAACTGCGCTGTGCGCAGTCGAGCTGGCCGCGATCCTGGCCTGGTAG
- a CDS encoding HD domain-containing phosphohydrolase — protein MEQPAVSNAGRGVPLQLLVAMAIMLGMLLLGAGLAWQGYRGISQALVAAAGDTAQQVGKTIDERARRLVDPAQSSIRLLAFNPVANNLPQRLERLPQLVESLNANKMLSAAYIGYPNGEFLLVRRLRDPQLLERFAAPAGTHYLVQSVSLGEGGAMSGEWRFYDQALSLLKTQAMPDYHYDPRTRPWFADASVQAGTVLTHPYVFFTTREIGMTLAQRSVDGAAVLGMDVSVNDLASETRDLRMTPGTEIAVVDDQGNVVAYPDLQRAIVHEGESVRLSRVAELGIPSLQQLYSHLPQGPRPVAYEVDGATWYGMRVQLTNLAGQDLQVLIAVPAQELLASARQVLFRQMLWTAMLMAVLLLLGGLLGQRIGRPLHQLAEQVRGLADFDFSREVGVASRVSEVKELSRVLSRMSGTIRSFQAMTLILSRETQLERMLDGVLTHLVEAAGVSAGAVYLFEEDRARLRLAAACRGDGYPEALAVGEGDHRDLAAAVTQGLALGGRSLAVELKDRSHDLLGILVLALKGEPAEVGEPFRRFVEELSGAAAVAIETRQLVEAQKRLLESMIKLLADAIDAKSPYTGGHCERVPQLAQMLLDRAVQADSGPYADFSMTEAERYEFHIAAWLHDCGKVTSPEYVVDKATKLETLYNRIHEIRMRFEVLWRDGELAYWQGLAAGQDKQVLQRWLEQYRAELQDEFAFVAKANIGGEFMQDEDVERLQRIGQRRWLRYFDNRLGISRDEEQRHAGAAPAPLPVAEPLLADRPDHQVPWGPRKPPVAKDDPRNVWGFDMRLPANASNHGELYNLAIRRGTLNDEERFKINEHIVQTIIMLSSLPFPRQMRRVPDIAGNHHERMDGGGYPRRLGRDDLSIAERVMAIADIFEALTAADRPYKAAKSLSESVKILVFMARDQHVDGQLLRLFLSSGVYLEYARRFLRSEQIDEVDVAYWLAQF, from the coding sequence ATGGAGCAGCCAGCCGTGAGCAATGCCGGACGTGGGGTCCCACTGCAGCTGCTGGTGGCGATGGCCATCATGCTCGGCATGCTGCTGCTCGGCGCCGGCCTGGCCTGGCAGGGCTACCGCGGTATCAGCCAGGCGCTGGTGGCCGCTGCGGGCGATACCGCGCAGCAAGTCGGCAAGACCATCGACGAACGGGCCCGGCGCCTGGTCGATCCCGCACAGAGCAGCATCCGCCTGCTGGCCTTCAACCCTGTCGCCAACAACCTGCCGCAGCGCCTGGAACGCTTGCCGCAGCTGGTCGAAAGCCTGAATGCCAACAAGATGTTGAGCGCCGCCTATATCGGATACCCCAACGGCGAGTTCCTGCTGGTGCGCCGCTTGCGCGACCCGCAGTTGCTGGAGCGCTTTGCCGCGCCTGCGGGCACTCACTACCTGGTGCAGAGCGTCAGCCTGGGCGAGGGTGGGGCGATGTCGGGGGAATGGCGCTTCTATGACCAGGCCCTGAGCCTGCTCAAGACCCAAGCCATGCCGGACTATCACTACGATCCACGCACACGGCCGTGGTTCGCCGATGCCTCCGTGCAAGCCGGCACCGTACTGACCCACCCCTACGTGTTCTTCACCACCCGCGAGATCGGCATGACCCTGGCCCAGCGCAGCGTCGACGGCGCGGCGGTGCTCGGCATGGATGTCTCGGTCAACGACCTGGCCAGCGAAACCCGCGACCTGCGCATGACCCCGGGCACCGAAATCGCCGTGGTCGACGACCAAGGTAATGTGGTGGCGTACCCGGACCTGCAGCGGGCAATCGTGCACGAAGGCGAATCGGTGCGTTTGTCACGTGTTGCCGAACTGGGTATCCCCAGCTTGCAGCAGCTCTACAGCCATCTGCCCCAAGGTCCTCGACCAGTGGCCTATGAGGTGGATGGTGCAACCTGGTACGGCATGCGCGTGCAGCTGACCAACCTCGCCGGACAGGACCTGCAGGTGCTGATCGCGGTACCGGCGCAGGAACTGCTGGCAAGCGCACGCCAGGTGTTGTTCAGGCAGATGCTGTGGACGGCCATGCTGATGGCCGTGCTGCTTCTGCTCGGCGGGTTGCTCGGCCAGCGCATCGGCCGCCCGCTGCATCAATTGGCCGAGCAGGTACGTGGATTGGCCGACTTCGATTTCAGTCGCGAAGTGGGGGTGGCGTCGCGGGTGTCCGAGGTGAAAGAGCTGAGCCGGGTGCTGAGCCGCATGTCCGGTACCATCCGCAGTTTCCAGGCGATGACCCTCATACTCAGCCGCGAGACTCAATTGGAACGCATGCTCGACGGTGTGCTGACGCATCTGGTGGAGGCTGCGGGGGTCAGCGCAGGCGCGGTGTACCTGTTCGAGGAAGACCGTGCCCGCCTGCGCCTGGCGGCTGCGTGCCGAGGCGATGGCTACCCCGAGGCGCTGGCAGTCGGTGAGGGCGATCATCGCGACCTGGCTGCGGCAGTTACCCAGGGCCTGGCACTGGGCGGGCGCAGTCTTGCAGTGGAGCTCAAAGACCGTAGTCACGACCTGCTCGGCATTCTCGTCCTGGCATTGAAGGGCGAGCCTGCTGAAGTCGGCGAGCCGTTCCGCCGCTTCGTCGAAGAATTGTCCGGTGCCGCCGCCGTGGCCATCGAGACGCGCCAGCTGGTCGAAGCCCAGAAGCGCCTGCTGGAGTCGATGATCAAGCTGCTGGCCGATGCCATCGATGCCAAGAGCCCTTACACCGGGGGCCATTGCGAGCGCGTGCCGCAGTTGGCGCAGATGCTGCTGGACAGGGCCGTGCAGGCCGACAGCGGCCCGTATGCCGATTTCAGCATGACCGAGGCCGAGCGCTACGAATTCCACATTGCCGCCTGGCTGCATGATTGCGGCAAGGTCACCAGCCCTGAGTACGTGGTAGACAAGGCGACCAAGCTGGAGACCCTGTACAACCGCATCCATGAAATCCGCATGCGTTTCGAAGTGCTCTGGCGCGATGGCGAACTGGCCTATTGGCAAGGTTTGGCAGCGGGGCAGGACAAACAGGTGCTGCAACGCTGGCTGGAACAGTACCGTGCCGAGTTGCAGGATGAGTTCGCCTTTGTCGCCAAGGCCAATATCGGCGGCGAGTTCATGCAGGATGAGGATGTCGAGCGCCTGCAGCGCATCGGCCAGCGCCGCTGGCTGCGCTATTTCGACAACCGCCTGGGCATTTCCCGCGATGAGGAGCAGCGCCATGCCGGTGCCGCACCAGCGCCCTTGCCGGTGGCTGAGCCGCTGCTGGCCGACCGCCCGGACCACCAGGTGCCCTGGGGGCCGCGCAAGCCGCCGGTGGCCAAGGACGACCCGCGCAACGTCTGGGGCTTCGACATGCGCCTGCCGGCCAATGCCAGCAACCACGGCGAACTGTATAACCTGGCGATCCGCCGTGGCACGTTGAACGACGAAGAGCGCTTCAAGATCAACGAACACATCGTGCAGACCATCATCATGCTCAGCTCGCTGCCATTCCCGCGCCAGATGCGGCGGGTGCCGGACATCGCCGGCAACCACCACGAGCGGATGGACGGCGGCGGCTACCCGCGGCGCTTGGGCAGGGATGACCTGAGCATCGCCGAGCGGGTGATGGCCATTGCCGATATCTTCGAGGCGCTGACCGCCGCCGACCGTCCGTACAAGGCGGCGAAGAGCTTGTCCGAGTCGGTGAAGATTTTGGTGTTCATGGCCCGCGACCAGCACGTCGATGGGCAGCTGCTACGGCTGTTCCTCAGCAGTGGGGTGTACCTGGAGTACGCCCGGCGGTTCCTGCGCAGCGAGCAGATCGATGAAGTGGATGTGGCGTACTGGCTGGCGCAGTTCTAG
- the nhaA gene encoding Na+/H+ antiporter NhaA, with protein sequence MQKTTLTRAQRLAQRAFANFERFLHIEAVSGIVLLITAVAALIWANSPAAASYEALWHTPISFGIGSLSFTQSLHFWINDGLMTIFFLVVGMEIRREIHEGALSSLRQATLPMAAAVGGVAVPALIYLAFGHAPAEQQGWAVPTATDIAFAVGVLALLGKSIPSNIRVFLLALAIIDDIIAVLIIAIFYSGGLDYSGFGVAAIGLLLVVGLQKIGVGSAWAYVIPGAITWVGMLMTGAHPTLAGVILGLMTPVVTMPLGERPVDAISRFTHDLLGRAKTPESDTGDLIDPLKRLRLAQRELVAPVTRVGGALHPWVAYAIMPLFALANAGVGLSGIDLSASGPHWVMTAVAVALVVGKPLGIISVSWLMVRLGWCSLPAQVNWRGITLIGLLAGIGFTMSIFIANLAYSDPASLGAAKLGVLSGSVIAAVLGLAWGVMGLRKGTSKAPVQAG encoded by the coding sequence ATGCAAAAAACTACATTGACCCGTGCCCAGCGCCTGGCCCAACGCGCCTTCGCCAATTTCGAGCGTTTCCTGCACATCGAAGCGGTCAGCGGCATCGTCCTGCTGATCACCGCCGTTGCTGCCCTGATCTGGGCCAACTCCCCGGCCGCTGCCAGCTACGAGGCCCTCTGGCATACCCCGATCAGCTTCGGCATCGGTTCGCTGAGCTTCACCCAGTCCCTGCACTTCTGGATCAACGATGGCCTGATGACCATCTTCTTCCTGGTGGTGGGCATGGAGATCCGTCGCGAAATCCACGAAGGTGCCCTGTCCAGCCTGCGCCAGGCCACGCTGCCCATGGCCGCAGCGGTGGGTGGCGTCGCCGTTCCCGCACTGATCTACCTGGCCTTCGGCCATGCGCCGGCCGAGCAGCAAGGCTGGGCAGTGCCGACCGCGACTGACATCGCCTTCGCGGTCGGCGTGCTGGCGCTGCTGGGCAAGTCGATTCCGTCCAACATCCGCGTGTTCCTGCTGGCGCTGGCAATCATCGATGACATCATCGCCGTGCTGATCATCGCCATCTTCTATTCCGGTGGCCTCGACTACAGCGGCTTCGGCGTGGCCGCCATCGGCCTGCTGCTGGTGGTCGGGCTGCAGAAGATCGGCGTTGGCTCGGCCTGGGCCTATGTCATCCCAGGCGCCATCACCTGGGTCGGCATGCTGATGACCGGTGCACACCCAACCCTCGCCGGCGTGATCCTCGGCCTGATGACCCCGGTGGTCACCATGCCCCTGGGCGAGCGGCCGGTGGATGCGATTTCGCGGTTCACCCACGACCTGCTGGGCCGAGCCAAGACGCCCGAGTCGGACACCGGCGACCTGATCGACCCGCTCAAGCGCCTGCGCCTTGCGCAACGTGAGCTGGTAGCCCCGGTTACCCGTGTGGGCGGAGCCCTGCACCCTTGGGTGGCCTACGCGATCATGCCGCTGTTCGCCCTGGCCAACGCCGGCGTGGGCCTGTCGGGCATCGACCTGTCCGCTTCGGGGCCACACTGGGTAATGACGGCCGTGGCCGTGGCCCTGGTGGTTGGCAAGCCGCTGGGCATTATCAGCGTCAGCTGGCTGATGGTGCGCCTGGGCTGGTGCAGCCTGCCGGCCCAGGTCAACTGGCGCGGCATCACCCTGATCGGCCTGCTGGCCGGCATCGGCTTCACCATGTCGATCTTCATTGCCAACCTGGCCTACAGCGACCCGGCCTCGCTGGGCGCAGCCAAGCTCGGCGTGCTGTCGGGGTCGGTGATCGCTGCCGTGCTGGGCCTCGCCTGGGGCGTCATGGGCCTGCGCAAAGGTACCAGCAAAGCACCCGTGCAAGCGGGCTGA